From Brassica oleracea var. oleracea cultivar TO1000 chromosome C3, BOL, whole genome shotgun sequence, a single genomic window includes:
- the LOC106332949 gene encoding uncharacterized protein LOC106332949 produces MSEEFDESEIIFSDSFFPIRRREDVIEKENRPVNFRENSESRMRNTSRLSKTTPLPSPAVFSSSLPVNIPGRRYSEDEEYSEDGGRRMVPPHLIVGRRIESGQMAFSVCTGQGRTLKGRDLSRVRNSVLRLTGFLEA; encoded by the coding sequence ATGTCGGAAGAGTTCGACGAATCTGAGATCATTTTCTCCGACAGCTTCTTCCCAATTCGCCGCCGCGAGGACGTGATCGAGAAAGAGAATCGTCCGGTTAATTTCCGAGAAAACTCCGAAAGCAGAATGAGAAACACATCGAGGCTGAGTAAAACGACGCCGTTGCCTTCACCGGCGGTTTTCTCATCGTCGCTTCCAGTGAATATTCCGGGAAGGAGGTATTCTGAGGATGAGGAATATTCGGAAGACGGAGGAAGGAGAATGGTTCCGCCGCATCTGATCGTTGGACGGAGGATCGAAAGCGGTCAAATGGCGTTTTCCGTTTGTACAGGTCAGGGAAGGACTCTTAAAGGCCGAGATCTGAGCCGGGTTCGTAATTCGGTTCTCAGGTTAACCGGTTTTTTGGAGGCTTAA
- the LOC106330891 gene encoding uncharacterized protein LOC106330891, with protein sequence MENKRASGMITGLILESYSHFLTLKLRDWEFLYLRLWHLDEEDYNEWVIDGKVRQSYKCGEVYTYLKGPQPPVPWAKLVWFCYGIPRHSFLTWFILLDRCPTRDRLIRWGLNVAPNCLLCNTDAQLKVLGLIRVDLSVNSIVLGSKSKNSKPEGPDVQKRQIPPLLLDSSSRRLWLLTTASLFGCEHDTDGSEHAGVKTGFVVAQAAEMETLKPWRLSRDWSWLKLDSGDEVLVKSWSGGPSLEETVAQSRICTP encoded by the exons ATGGAGAATAAACGCGCTTCTGGTATGATAACTGGTCTCATCTTGGAAAGCTATTCACACTTCTTAACGCTGAAACTTCGAGATTGGGAATTCCTCTATCTGCGACTGTGGCATCTCG ATGAAGAAGACTATAATGAGTGGGTGATAGATGGAAAGGTTAGACAGAGTTACAAATGTGGTGAAGTGTACACTTATCTTAAAGGTCCTCAGCCACCGGTTCCTTGGGCGAAACTGGTATGGTTCTGTTACGGAATTCCACGCCATAGCTTCTTGACTTGGTTTATCTTACTTGATAGATGCCCTACAAGAGACAGATTAATCAGATGGGGATTAAATGTCGCACCAAACTGCTTGCTCTGTAACACAG ATGCACAATTGAAAGTTTTGGGGCTGATTCGGGTGGACCTTTCTGTGAATTCAATAGTTTTGGGGTCAAAGAGTAAAAACTCAAAACCTGAAGGGCCAGATGTGCAAAAACGCCAAATTCCACCATTGTTGCTCGATTCTTCTTCTCGCCGGCTCTGGTTGCTGACGACGGCGAGCCTGTTTGGTTGTGAGCACGACACGGATGGATCAGAGCACGCCGGAGTGAAGACGGGGTTTGTGGTGGCGCAAGCGGCGGAGATGGAGACATTGAAGCCATGGAGGTTGAGCAGAGATTGGTCGTGGCTGAAGCTTGATTCCGGAGATGAA GTACTCGTGAAATCTTGGTCCGGTGGTCCCAGCTTGGAGGAAACGGTGGCGCAGTCACGGATATGCACACCATGA